In the genome of Cercospora beticola chromosome 2, complete sequence, one region contains:
- a CDS encoding uncharacterized protein (antiSMASH:Cluster_8): MLECLKWVARHQPCPKRGSCRSATCFLGHICQRPDCSRRGGKSFCKIPWMSHAADLHVAEIVQGYGLTTGQNNVTTPDEDSAAPKHSNGMESESDDEDGRSHGATI; encoded by the exons ATGCTTGAGTGCTTGAAATGGGTAGCTCGACACCAACCGTGCCCGAAACGAG GAAGTTGCCGCTCCGCAACCTGTTTCCTGGGACACATTTGCCAGCGTCCGGATTGTAGTCGACGCGGTGGCAAATCGTTCTGCAAGATCCCATGGATGTCCCACGCTGCCGATCTTCACGTAGCGGAGATTGTGCAAGGGTACGGCCTCACAACAGGTCAAAATAACGTCACGACTCCTGATGAAGACAGCGCGGCACCCAAGCATTCGAACGGGATGGAAAGcgaaagcgacgacgaggatggaAGGAGTCATGGAGCTACCATCTAG